A window from Trinickia violacea encodes these proteins:
- a CDS encoding carboxyl transferase domain-containing protein has translation MPIIETKLNPRSDDFRANAAALEALVADLRAKIEHVALGGGQAARDKHVSRGKLLPRDRIAQLLDPGTPFLEFSQLAAFGMYHDAAPGAGVITGIGRIAGQECVIVCNDATVKGGTYYPVTVKKHVRAQEIAQENRLPCVYLVDSGGANLPNQDEVFPDRDHFGRIFYNQANLSSQGIAQIAVVMGSCTAGGAYVPAMSDESIIVKNQGTIFLGGPPLVKAATGEEVSAEDLGGGDVHTRLSGVADHLAQNDAHALSIARNIVGKLNRVKQPSVALQEPKPPRHDAQSLYGVIPVDTRKPFDVREVIARIVDDSAFDEFKARYGTTLVTGFAHIWGHPVGIIANNGILFSESALKGAHFIELCCQRKIPLVFLQNITGFMVGRKYENEGIARNGAKMVTAVATAKVPKFTVIIGGSFGAGNYGMCGRAYSPRFLWMWPNARISVMGGEQAASVLATVKRDGIEAKGGAWSADEEEAFKKPIRDQYEHQGHPYYASARLWDDGVIDPAQTRDVLGLGLSAAMNAPIEDTRFGVFRM, from the coding sequence ATGCCGATCATCGAAACCAAGCTGAACCCGCGCTCGGACGACTTCCGGGCCAACGCCGCCGCGCTCGAAGCGCTCGTCGCCGATCTGCGCGCGAAGATCGAGCATGTCGCGCTGGGCGGCGGTCAAGCCGCGCGCGACAAGCACGTCTCGCGCGGCAAGCTGCTGCCGCGCGATCGCATCGCGCAACTGCTCGACCCCGGCACGCCGTTCCTCGAGTTCTCGCAGCTCGCCGCGTTCGGCATGTATCACGATGCCGCGCCGGGCGCGGGTGTGATCACGGGGATCGGCCGCATCGCGGGGCAGGAGTGCGTGATCGTCTGCAACGACGCGACGGTCAAGGGCGGCACCTATTATCCGGTCACGGTGAAGAAGCACGTGCGTGCGCAGGAGATTGCGCAGGAAAACCGGTTGCCGTGCGTGTACCTGGTCGATTCGGGCGGTGCGAACCTGCCTAACCAAGACGAAGTGTTTCCCGATCGCGATCACTTCGGGCGCATCTTCTACAACCAGGCGAATCTGTCGTCGCAAGGCATTGCGCAGATCGCGGTGGTGATGGGTTCGTGCACGGCGGGCGGCGCGTACGTGCCCGCGATGAGCGACGAATCGATCATCGTCAAGAATCAAGGGACGATTTTTCTGGGCGGTCCGCCGCTCGTGAAAGCGGCGACCGGCGAGGAAGTGAGCGCCGAGGATCTCGGCGGCGGCGACGTGCACACGCGCTTGTCCGGCGTGGCCGACCATCTCGCGCAGAACGACGCTCACGCGCTTTCGATCGCGCGCAACATCGTCGGCAAGCTCAACCGCGTGAAGCAGCCGAGCGTGGCGTTGCAGGAACCGAAGCCGCCGCGTCACGACGCCCAAAGCCTCTACGGCGTGATTCCCGTCGATACGCGCAAGCCGTTCGATGTGCGCGAGGTGATCGCGCGCATCGTCGACGATTCCGCTTTCGACGAATTCAAAGCCCGCTACGGCACGACGCTCGTCACGGGCTTCGCGCATATCTGGGGGCACCCGGTCGGGATCATCGCGAACAACGGCATTCTGTTTTCCGAATCGGCACTGAAGGGCGCGCATTTCATCGAGCTGTGCTGCCAGCGCAAGATTCCGCTCGTGTTCCTGCAGAACATCACGGGCTTCATGGTGGGCCGCAAATACGAGAACGAAGGCATCGCGCGCAACGGCGCGAAGATGGTGACGGCGGTGGCCACGGCGAAGGTGCCGAAGTTCACGGTGATCATCGGCGGCTCGTTCGGCGCGGGCAACTACGGCATGTGCGGCCGCGCGTATTCGCCGCGCTTCCTGTGGATGTGGCCGAACGCGCGCATCTCGGTGATGGGCGGCGAGCAGGCCGCATCCGTGCTCGCGACGGTCAAGCGCGACGGCATCGAAGCGAAGGGCGGCGCGTGGTCGGCCGACGAGGAAGAGGCGTTCAAGAAGCCGATCCGCGATCAATACGAGCACCAGGGCCACCCGTACTACGCAAGCGCACGCTTGTGGGACGACGGCGTGATCGATCCGGCGCAGACGCGCGACGTGCTCGGGCTCGGCTTGTCGGCGGCGATGAACGCGCCGATCGAAGACACGCGCTTCGGCGTGTTCCGGATGTGA
- a CDS encoding aspartate aminotransferase family protein: MTTVFHRAPKRTLPVAVAGDGIEIIDSTGKRYIDASGGAAVSCLGHSNQRVIDAIKRQAQQLAYAHTSFFTTQPAEELADWLVERAPQGLEHVYFVSGGSEAVEAALKLARQYFVEKGESERRHFIARRQSYHGNTLGALAIGGNAWRREPFLPMLIEAHHVSPCYAYREQREGESDDAFMQRLADELESKILELGPQTVAAFVAETVVGATAGAVPPVGDYFRKIRAVCDKYGVLLILDEIMSGMGRTGYLYACEEEGIAPDLLTIAKGLGAGYQPIGATLVSGKIYDTIVGGSGFFQHGHTYIGHATACAAALEVQHVIAEEHLLDNVKARGEQLRARLREHYAQHEFIGDVRGRGLFVGVELVQDRATKTSFDSKLALNAAIKREAMQRGLMVYPMGGTVDGATGDHVLLAPPFICTAGDIDNIVNRLTDAIEGALRAAGVR, from the coding sequence ATGACCACCGTCTTTCATCGCGCCCCCAAGCGGACGCTGCCGGTTGCCGTTGCGGGCGACGGCATCGAAATCATCGATTCCACCGGCAAGCGCTATATCGACGCCTCGGGCGGCGCCGCGGTTTCGTGTCTCGGTCACAGCAACCAGCGCGTGATCGACGCGATCAAACGGCAGGCGCAGCAGCTCGCGTACGCGCACACGTCGTTCTTCACGACGCAGCCGGCCGAGGAACTGGCCGACTGGCTCGTCGAGCGCGCGCCGCAGGGGCTCGAGCACGTGTATTTCGTGTCGGGCGGCTCGGAGGCGGTTGAAGCGGCGCTCAAGCTCGCGCGCCAGTACTTCGTCGAGAAAGGCGAGTCCGAACGACGGCATTTCATCGCGCGCCGGCAGAGCTATCACGGCAATACGCTCGGCGCGCTCGCGATCGGCGGCAACGCTTGGCGGCGCGAGCCGTTCCTGCCGATGCTGATCGAAGCGCATCACGTGAGCCCCTGCTACGCGTATCGCGAGCAGCGCGAAGGTGAATCCGACGACGCGTTCATGCAGCGCCTGGCCGACGAGCTCGAAAGCAAGATTCTCGAACTCGGGCCGCAAACGGTGGCGGCGTTCGTCGCGGAAACGGTGGTGGGCGCGACGGCCGGCGCCGTGCCTCCGGTGGGCGACTACTTCCGCAAGATCCGCGCGGTCTGCGACAAATACGGCGTGCTCTTGATCCTCGATGAAATCATGTCGGGCATGGGACGCACCGGCTATCTGTACGCATGCGAAGAAGAGGGCATCGCGCCCGATCTGCTCACGATCGCCAAGGGCCTCGGCGCCGGCTATCAGCCGATCGGCGCGACGCTCGTCAGCGGCAAAATCTACGACACGATCGTCGGCGGCTCGGGGTTCTTCCAGCATGGGCACACCTATATCGGGCACGCCACCGCCTGCGCGGCCGCGCTCGAAGTGCAGCATGTGATCGCCGAAGAGCACCTGCTGGACAACGTCAAGGCGCGCGGCGAACAGTTGCGAGCCCGCTTGCGGGAACATTACGCGCAGCACGAATTCATCGGCGATGTGCGTGGACGCGGACTGTTCGTCGGCGTCGAACTCGTGCAGGATCGGGCGACCAAGACGTCGTTCGACAGCAAGCTCGCATTGAATGCTGCAATCAAGCGCGAAGCGATGCAGCGCGGGCTGATGGTGTATCCGATGGGCGGCACGGTCGACGGCGCGACGGGCGACCACGTGTTGCTGGCGCCGCCGTTCATCTGCACCGCTGGCGACATCGACAACATCGTCAACCGCTTGACCGATGCAATCGAAGGTGCGCTGCGCGCCGCCGGCGTGCGCTAA
- a CDS encoding isovaleryl-CoA dehydrogenase: protein MSNLPGLQFPLGEDIEMLRDTLANFAAKEIAPRAGEIDRTDQFPMDLWRKFGELGVLGMTVSEEYGGANMGYTAHMVAMEEISRASASVGLSYGAHSNLCVNQIHRNGTEAQKRKYLPKLVSGEHVGALAMSEPNAGSDVVSMKLRADKRGDHYVLNGTKMWITNGPDCDTLVVYAKTDVDAGPKGITAFIVEKGMKGFSVAQKLDKLGMRGSHTGELVFENVEVPEENILGQLNGGVKVLMSGLDYERAVLAGGPTGIMLACMDAVVPYIHDRKQFGQSIGEFQLIQGKVADMYTTLQACRAYLYAVGRQLDTIGSDHVRQVRKDCAGVILYTAEKATWMAGEAIQILGGNGYINEYPVGRLWRDAKLYEIGAGTSEVRRMLIGRELFAETL from the coding sequence ATGAGCAATCTGCCTGGACTGCAATTCCCGCTTGGCGAAGACATCGAAATGCTGCGCGATACGCTCGCGAACTTCGCCGCGAAGGAAATCGCGCCGCGCGCGGGCGAAATCGACCGCACCGACCAGTTCCCGATGGACCTGTGGCGCAAGTTCGGCGAGCTCGGCGTGCTCGGCATGACGGTCTCCGAGGAGTACGGCGGCGCGAACATGGGCTATACGGCGCACATGGTCGCGATGGAGGAGATTTCGCGCGCGTCGGCGTCGGTCGGACTTTCTTACGGTGCGCATTCGAACCTGTGCGTGAACCAGATCCACCGCAACGGCACCGAAGCGCAGAAGCGCAAGTACCTGCCGAAGCTCGTTTCCGGCGAGCACGTCGGCGCGCTCGCGATGAGCGAGCCGAACGCCGGCTCGGACGTCGTCAGCATGAAGCTGCGCGCCGACAAGCGCGGCGACCACTATGTGCTGAACGGCACCAAGATGTGGATCACGAACGGCCCGGATTGCGACACGCTCGTCGTCTACGCGAAGACCGACGTCGACGCCGGCCCGAAGGGCATCACGGCGTTCATCGTCGAAAAGGGCATGAAAGGGTTCTCGGTCGCGCAGAAGCTCGACAAGCTCGGCATGCGCGGCTCGCATACCGGTGAGCTCGTGTTCGAGAACGTCGAGGTGCCCGAAGAGAACATTCTCGGCCAGCTCAACGGCGGCGTGAAGGTGCTGATGAGCGGCCTCGATTACGAGCGCGCGGTGCTCGCGGGCGGCCCGACGGGCATCATGCTCGCGTGCATGGATGCGGTCGTGCCGTATATCCACGATCGCAAGCAGTTCGGCCAATCGATCGGCGAATTCCAGCTGATTCAAGGCAAGGTCGCCGACATGTATACGACGCTGCAAGCCTGCCGCGCGTATCTGTATGCGGTGGGCCGCCAGCTCGACACCATCGGCAGCGACCACGTTCGCCAAGTCCGCAAGGATTGCGCAGGCGTGATCCTCTACACGGCCGAGAAGGCGACGTGGATGGCCGGCGAGGCGATTCAGATCCTCGGCGGCAATGGCTACATCAACGAGTACCCGGTGGGCCGCCTGTGGCGCGATGCGAAGCTCTATGAAATCGGTGCGGGCACGAGCGAAGTGCGCCGCATGCTGATCGGCCGCGAACTGTTTGCCGAAACGCTTTGA
- a CDS encoding isocitrate lyase/PEP mutase family protein, translating into MNTQSTQHHQIDKARAFRAYHEAPGAFIIPNPWDIGTARLLAQAGFKALATSSAGYAFSRGLPDSAVGREQMLVHLAEIAGATDLPVNADLENGFGDAPEDCAETIGLAAQAGVVGGSIEDATTRVDDPIYAHDAAVERVRAAVEAARALPFPFTLTARCENYLWGRPDLDDTIRRLQAYQEAGADVLYAPGLKTREDIATLVRSVDRPVNVVMGLQGVRLSLDELAELGVKRVSVGGSLARAAFGAFLRAVREMSEHGTFSYADEAIPSKEINELFARAASEAAQRKA; encoded by the coding sequence ATGAACACGCAGAGCACTCAACACCATCAAATCGATAAAGCGCGCGCGTTTCGCGCGTATCACGAGGCACCGGGCGCTTTCATTATTCCGAATCCGTGGGACATCGGCACGGCGCGGCTGCTTGCGCAAGCCGGCTTCAAGGCGCTCGCGACGAGCAGCGCCGGCTACGCGTTCTCGCGCGGCTTGCCGGACAGCGCGGTCGGCCGTGAGCAGATGCTCGTGCATCTCGCCGAGATCGCCGGCGCGACCGATCTGCCGGTGAACGCGGATCTCGAGAACGGCTTCGGCGATGCCCCCGAAGACTGCGCCGAAACGATCGGCCTCGCGGCGCAAGCGGGGGTGGTCGGCGGGTCGATCGAAGATGCGACGACGCGCGTCGACGATCCGATCTACGCGCATGACGCGGCCGTCGAGCGTGTGCGCGCCGCGGTGGAGGCGGCGCGTGCGTTGCCGTTTCCGTTCACGCTGACGGCTCGCTGCGAGAACTACCTGTGGGGCCGTCCGGATCTCGACGATACGATCCGCCGCTTGCAGGCATATCAAGAAGCGGGCGCCGACGTGCTCTATGCGCCGGGCCTCAAGACGCGCGAAGACATCGCGACGCTCGTCCGTTCGGTGGACCGGCCGGTCAACGTCGTGATGGGTTTGCAGGGCGTGCGCCTGAGCCTCGACGAGCTGGCCGAGCTTGGCGTGAAGCGCGTGAGCGTCGGCGGCTCGCTCGCCCGCGCGGCGTTCGGCGCGTTCTTGCGCGCCGTGCGCGAGATGAGCGAGCACGGCACGTTCAGCTACGCGGACGAGGCGATTCCGAGCAAGGAGATCAACGAACTGTTTGCGCGCGCGGCGAGTGAGGCGGCGCAACGCAAGGCTTGA
- a CDS encoding carboxymuconolactone decarboxylase family protein: protein MTDRSPAARLPVFDRAHATPEQEVVLDEILSGPRGNLNGPFLGWIHSPELAQHAQRLGAFCRYRTGLPLRLSELAILVTAARWQAQAEWYIHYPIALQAGLPAATAEAIRTGQRPDFEDADDALIFDFATELYEAKRVSDATFRKTVERFGHPVTINLVSLLGYYALVAMTLNVFDMRADGQTELPFPE, encoded by the coding sequence ATGACCGATCGCTCACCCGCTGCGCGTCTGCCCGTGTTCGACAGAGCGCATGCCACGCCCGAACAGGAAGTGGTGCTAGACGAAATCCTGTCGGGGCCGCGCGGCAATCTGAACGGCCCGTTCCTCGGCTGGATTCATAGCCCGGAACTCGCGCAGCACGCGCAGCGTCTCGGCGCGTTCTGCCGCTATCGGACAGGGTTGCCGCTGCGCTTGTCGGAGCTTGCGATTCTCGTCACGGCCGCGCGCTGGCAAGCGCAAGCCGAGTGGTACATCCACTATCCGATCGCGCTCCAAGCCGGCTTGCCGGCCGCGACGGCAGAGGCGATCCGCACGGGGCAGCGTCCCGATTTCGAAGACGCCGACGATGCGCTGATCTTCGATTTCGCCACCGAGCTCTATGAGGCGAAGCGTGTTTCCGATGCGACGTTCCGCAAGACGGTCGAGCGCTTCGGGCATCCGGTGACAATCAACCTGGTCAGTCTGCTGGGTTATTACGCGCTGGTGGCGATGACGCTGAACGTCTTCGACATGCGCGCGGACGGGCAAACGGAGCTGCCGTTTCCCGAGTGA
- a CDS encoding carboxypeptidase-like regulatory domain-containing protein has translation MKPRLLSLISAAAILAAGTCQIALAATPALPPLQHSGNISYLSGGVGSDQSAAIKSVMHNYPLTLEFAGKTNSGNEYLADVPVQIANAHGTTVLKTDSRGPFMLLSLPDGRYTVTARHDGKTQSRTVNIASTTRAHEVFIWAM, from the coding sequence ATGAAGCCACGTCTACTTTCGCTCATTAGTGCGGCCGCTATTCTTGCTGCCGGTACGTGTCAAATCGCCCTGGCCGCAACGCCGGCATTACCGCCGCTTCAGCATAGCGGCAACATCAGCTATTTGTCGGGAGGGGTAGGCAGCGACCAATCCGCGGCGATCAAGAGCGTGATGCACAACTATCCGCTGACCTTGGAATTCGCGGGCAAGACGAACAGCGGCAACGAATATCTGGCAGACGTCCCGGTTCAAATCGCAAATGCGCATGGAACGACGGTCCTCAAGACAGACTCGCGCGGACCGTTCATGCTGCTATCGCTGCCGGATGGGCGCTACACGGTAACGGCGCGTCACGACGGTAAGACCCAAAGCCGTACGGTGAATATCGCGTCCACCACGCGCGCGCACGAAGTGTTCATCTGGGCGATGTAG
- a CDS encoding DUF2891 domain-containing protein, which translates to MTAHLTPAIASKFASLALAHLTREYPNKLTHSLAGPEDVQSPRALHPIFYGSYDWHSCVHGYWLVLRLVDRYPDLPEASPIAAVVDAHFTEENVAGELAYLNLAHNRGFERPYGWTWLLALAGQLHSMTSLPEAARWSKTLTPLTEAFVERFTEFLPKSTYPLRVGTHFNTAFALALALDFARLTSNGALETLIVLTAERWYSNDAGCQAWEPSGDEFLSPALMEAELMRRVLPAGEFASWFDRFLPDLAARKPETLFVPATVTDRTDGKIAHLDGLNLSRAWCQRSIARALPAGDIRATRLHEAAELHLRTALEHVAGDYMGEHWLATFALLALEA; encoded by the coding sequence ATGACCGCTCATCTCACCCCCGCCATTGCGTCGAAGTTCGCCTCGCTGGCGCTCGCCCACCTGACTCGCGAATATCCGAACAAGCTCACGCACTCGCTGGCCGGCCCAGAGGACGTGCAGAGCCCTCGCGCGCTGCACCCGATCTTCTACGGCAGCTACGACTGGCATTCGTGCGTGCATGGCTATTGGCTGGTGCTGCGTCTCGTCGATCGATACCCCGACCTGCCGGAAGCGTCGCCCATCGCCGCCGTCGTCGACGCGCATTTCACGGAGGAAAACGTCGCGGGCGAGCTCGCTTACTTGAACCTTGCTCACAACCGCGGCTTCGAGCGGCCCTATGGCTGGACGTGGCTCCTTGCGCTCGCGGGCCAGCTCCATTCGATGACGTCGTTGCCCGAAGCCGCGCGATGGAGCAAGACGCTCACGCCGCTCACGGAAGCGTTCGTCGAACGCTTCACCGAGTTCCTGCCGAAGTCGACGTATCCGCTGCGCGTCGGCACGCATTTCAACACGGCGTTCGCGCTTGCGCTGGCGCTCGACTTCGCGCGCCTTACGTCGAACGGTGCGCTCGAAACGCTGATCGTATTGACGGCGGAGCGCTGGTATTCGAACGATGCGGGCTGCCAGGCGTGGGAGCCGAGCGGCGACGAGTTTCTGTCGCCCGCGCTGATGGAAGCGGAATTGATGCGGCGCGTGTTGCCGGCCGGCGAGTTCGCCAGCTGGTTCGATCGTTTCCTCCCTGATTTGGCCGCACGCAAGCCCGAGACACTGTTCGTTCCGGCCACCGTCACCGACCGCACCGACGGCAAGATCGCGCACCTCGACGGCCTCAACCTCAGCCGTGCGTGGTGCCAGCGTTCGATTGCGCGCGCGCTGCCTGCCGGCGACATCCGCGCAACGCGTTTGCACGAAGCGGCCGAGCTGCATTTGCGCACCGCGCTCGAACACGTCGCCGGCGACTACATGGGTGAGCATTGGCTCGCCACGTTCGCGCTGCTCGCGCTGGAGGCTTGA
- a CDS encoding TetR/AcrR family transcriptional regulator, giving the protein MTAETKAEPAGARRQPAGRKSQQRVKDILQAGRDVFSEKGYESATTAEIAQRVGISEATVFSYFRGKRDLCARVIADWYDEIIAAIETGLPRDGGTRQQFAFIVRTHLRLMLLNGTGLCALVLSEGRTKHHELSDELTELQRRYTAPLMRVLAHGQEIGQIRADVPLRLLRSMVFGPMEHVLWDATLANRRTDIDATADRLVDVLWAALQPPQAELAALVQLKNDLDEATRRYEAATRTNKQPTTAVKRVLD; this is encoded by the coding sequence ATGACGGCGGAGACCAAGGCCGAACCCGCAGGCGCGCGCCGCCAGCCGGCAGGGCGCAAGTCGCAGCAACGCGTGAAGGACATCCTTCAGGCGGGGCGCGACGTGTTCTCGGAAAAAGGGTACGAGAGCGCGACCACCGCCGAAATCGCGCAGCGCGTGGGCATTTCCGAAGCGACCGTGTTCAGCTATTTCCGCGGCAAGCGCGACCTGTGCGCGCGCGTCATCGCGGATTGGTACGACGAAATCATCGCCGCGATCGAAACCGGCCTGCCGCGCGACGGCGGCACGCGCCAGCAGTTCGCGTTCATCGTCCGCACGCATTTGCGTCTGATGCTGCTGAACGGCACGGGGCTTTGCGCGCTGGTGCTGTCCGAGGGACGCACGAAGCATCACGAACTCAGCGACGAGCTGACCGAGCTCCAGCGCCGCTACACCGCGCCGCTGATGCGCGTGCTCGCGCATGGCCAGGAAATCGGCCAAATCCGCGCCGACGTGCCGCTGCGCCTCTTGCGCTCGATGGTGTTCGGCCCGATGGAGCATGTGCTGTGGGACGCGACGCTCGCGAACCGCCGCACCGACATCGATGCGACGGCCGACCGTCTGGTCGACGTGCTGTGGGCCGCGTTGCAGCCGCCGCAGGCGGAGCTGGCCGCGCTCGTGCAGTTGAAGAACGATCTCGACGAAGCGACGCGCCGTTACGAGGCGGCGACGCGGACGAACAAGCAACCCACCACCGCCGTAAAGCGCGTGTTAGATTGA